In the genome of Nycticebus coucang isolate mNycCou1 chromosome 12, mNycCou1.pri, whole genome shotgun sequence, the window GGAGGACATTAACTAGGACAGTGCCTCTGCTTTGGGGGGAGGGTAGCAGGATAGCCAAGGGGGAGAAGCTATCAGGAAGGAAATGGATGTGTGTTTCCTGGATGAGCGGGGTGGAGAGGCCATCCTGCTAACCCAGCTGCAGAGTGCTGTCTCAGACCTGTCCCTGTCCCCTCTGCTTATCAGGGCACTGAGGATGCACAGCTAGGGCGTATCCTGCTGAGGCCTCCCTCTTGGTTCCTTGGCCTCTGGCCTCTTGTTCCCACAACCTGCACAGTGAGCTGGAAGATCAAGAAGCACACAGACACAAGAGGAAGGTTTGTGAGGTTCCCGCAGAGCTCGCTCCCTCCGGCCGGCTGGGGACTTATGAAATGAGCGCATCTGGCGTCCTCTGCCAGCACCTCTGTAGCATTCGCTCGCTCCCATCCCATCTGCACTCTCGGCCAGAGTGCAGATTTTTCAAAGATCCAGAGTCATGGCTGTctctattatttatttcactttttcttcctgTGTGGCTCCCTTAAATATAAGGACCAAGACAAACAATACAACACCAGGGACCTGTTCTTacccctccctgccccttctctccccacctcGGTGTTCTAAGATATATTCGAAATTGACCCTCTCCCCGTTCCCCCCCTCTCTCACCTATGCCTCCAGCCTTCTGCACCACTGGTGGAGAAGCCTGGAATCTATCTCAGTTGGATATAAGAGGTTGAGGAGTGGAGATGGGTGAGGCATTTGGAGGCAAGAGGCTTCCTGGAAGTTTAGGTGTGAGTAGGGGGGGGCCCATGGTGGGCTGGTAGTCCTGGGTGATAATGATGGAGTGCTgggtggaagaggaggaagaggaagcgtGTGCGCCTGCCCTGGCCTGGTCCTTGGGGAGGTACTGGACCACAGCGTTCAGCAGCCGGCCCCGGAAGCTCGGGCTGAGAAAGTTGTAGAGGATGGGATTGAGGACGCAGTGAAGCATGGAGAAGCAGTCGACGATGTCATAGAAGAAGTAGATCAGGTCGGCCAGGTGGCAGTGGAGGGAGATGTGGGTTCCGTGCAGTGTGAGCAGTAGCAGGGTCACATGGTAGGGCAGCCAGCAGATGACAAAGACAGCTACGTAGGCACACACCAGCAGGCTGTGGCGCCGGCCCTCGGGCTGTCCTGGCCGCCAAAGCTGCCAGGCCGTCAGCATGTTGAAGACTGCAATGACAAGGAATGGAAGCAGGAAGCCCAGGATGGTGGTGGACAGGGCCACTGCCAGGGCCCACATGCTGTACGTTTCAAAGGGTGCCATGAAGAGACACATGGGCTCCAGGCCCTCCACCAGCTCCATGTGGACCACCTCCAGAAGAGGGATGAGGGCTGAGAGCACCCAGATGCCTGCACACATGGCCCGCCGCCCTTGGTGCTGGTGCCGCTGCCAGGAGGGAGAGGCGTtggtgagggtgacatagcggtCAACACTGAGGCACGCCAGGAAGAAGATGCTGCTGTGCATATTGGCAAAGTAGAAGTAGTGAGAGAAACGGCAGGAGAAGCTGCCCCAGAGCCAGGTGTAGTCCAGCGTGACCTCCAGCATCCACACAGGCAGAGACAGGATGACGCCCATGTCTGCAATGGCCATATTGAGGATGTAGAGGTTCAGCAGCCCTGCCCGGCTTGGGCAGCGCCAGTTGACAAATATCACCAGGAGGTTCTCCACCAGCCCAAACACAAACATGGCCAGGTAGAGCACAAAGAGGACCACTCGCTTGGTGTTCTCGCTCAGCTCCAAGTGGCACTCAGACAGCGTGTGGTTGAAGAAGGACAGCAGTTCGGTCCAATTATGAACCTTTCCAAAGTTGGCAGGCTCCATGGTGAGCCCCTCCGAGGGGCTGGGCCCCCAGCTGGGCTTGACTGACATAAGGACCAGCAAGTGCCTAATGAGAAGAAG includes:
- the GPR182 gene encoding G-protein coupled receptor 182 gives rise to the protein MSVKPSWGPSPSEGLTMEPANFGKVHNWTELLSFFNHTLSECHLELSENTKRVVLFVLYLAMFVFGLVENLLVIFVNWRCPSRAGLLNLYILNMAIADMGVILSLPVWMLEVTLDYTWLWGSFSCRFSHYFYFANMHSSIFFLACLSVDRYVTLTNASPSWQRHQHQGRRAMCAGIWVLSALIPLLEVVHMELVEGLEPMCLFMAPFETYSMWALAVALSTTILGFLLPFLVIAVFNMLTAWQLWRPGQPEGRRHSLLVCAYVAVFVICWLPYHVTLLLLTLHGTHISLHCHLADLIYFFYDIVDCFSMLHCVLNPILYNFLSPSFRGRLLNAVVQYLPKDQARAGAHASSSSSSTQHSIIITQDYQPTMGPPLLTPKLPGSLLPPNASPISTPQPLISN